The Streptomyces sp. NBC_01298 genome contains the following window.
CGTGTAAGCGATAGAAGGATAGAAGGAGAGAGCGGCCTGATGACGGTTCCCCTGCCGACCGACACCACCCGGTGGCGCTGCACCCTGTGCGGCAACCTCACGCGTTTCGACGTCACCCGTTCGTCGAAGGTCGTGGAGTACGTCCACCTGGACCTCGCCGGGGAGCCCAAGGTCGAGGAGCGCGAGGTGGTCAATGAGACCATCGAGTCGGTGCGCTGCCGCTGGTGCAACGCGGTGGACCAGATCGAGCTCGTGGACAGGCCGGGCGCGGACTCCTGAAGGAGCCCCGCCCGCAGGTGAATGACGGTAGGGGTGACGGATTGTGGAGCCAGCAAGCGGCGCTGAGCCGGCCGACGCGGCCGGTGACGCCGCCGAGGCGCTCGACCGCCCACTGCCGGAAGGCGTGCGGCGCCGGGTCGTCGCGCTCGTCTCGGACGCCTTCGGCGGGCTGACGGTCGCGGACCTCCCGGCGCAGCTGCGCCAGTACGCCCGTTTCACCCCGTCCCGGCGCGCCAAGTTCGCGGGCAACGCCATGGCCACGGCGGTGGAGAGCGACCCCGTCTTCCGGGGCAGGGTCGCCGAGAAGTTCCGTGAGGCGCAGGCCGACCTGGCCTCCGCCCTGGAGTCGGGCGCCCCGCCCGCCGCCGCCGATCCGCTGGACGTGGCGGCCGCCGCGTACGTGCTGCGGCCGGCCGGCTGGGTCAAGCTGGTCGCCGCCGCGGGCGAGGAGGCGCAGCGCGCCGACGCCGAGCGGGTCGACGAGGAGGCCCGCCGCGAGATGGGGCGGCTCCGCGAGGAGCTGGCCCACGTACGGGAACTGCAGCGCACGGGTGTCGACCATGTGCGGGCCGAGCTGGACGCGGCGCGCAAGGAAGCGGAATCGCTTCAGCGCAAGCTGCGCAGCGCCCTGAGCGACGTCAAGCGGGGTGACGCCGCCCTGCGCAAGATCAACGCGGAGGTCGACGGCATCCGCGCCGAGGCGGCCGCGCAGGTGACCAGCGCCGAGAGCGAGACCCGGCGGCTCAAGTCCCGCCTCGCGGAGGTGGAATCGGCGCTGGAGACCTCCCGCCGGGCCACCCGCGAGGGGCGCAGCATCGAGGACATGCGGCTGCGGCTGCTGCTGGACACCGTGCTGGACGCGGCCGCGGGACTGCGCCGGGAGCTCGCGCTGCCGCCTCTCTCCACCCGGCCCGCCGACACGGTGGAGGCGGTGGAACCGGGCCGGATGACCCCCAAGGACATCGCGGCGCGCGCCCTGTCGGAGACCGACCCGGCGCTGCTGGACCAGCTGCTGGCGCTCCCGCAGGCCCATCTGGTGGTCGACGGCTACAACGTCACCAAGACCGGCTACCCGACGATGCCGCTGGAGAAGCAGCGGCTGCGGCTGCTGGGCGGGCTGTCCATGCTCGCCGCGCAGACGGGCGCCGAGATGACCTGTGTCTTCGACGGGGCGGAGCTGGCGGCCCCCGTGCTGCTCGCGCCGCCGCGCGGAGTGCGGGTGCTGTTCTCGAAGGCGGGGGTGACGGCGGACGAGCTGATCCGCCAGCTGGTGCGCGCCGAACCGTCCGGCCGTCCGGTGGTCGTGG
Protein-coding sequences here:
- a CDS encoding NYN domain-containing protein, whose product is MVEPASGAEPADAAGDAAEALDRPLPEGVRRRVVALVSDAFGGLTVADLPAQLRQYARFTPSRRAKFAGNAMATAVESDPVFRGRVAEKFREAQADLASALESGAPPAAADPLDVAAAAYVLRPAGWVKLVAAAGEEAQRADAERVDEEARREMGRLREELAHVRELQRTGVDHVRAELDAARKEAESLQRKLRSALSDVKRGDAALRKINAEVDGIRAEAAAQVTSAESETRRLKSRLAEVESALETSRRATREGRSIEDMRLRLLLDTVLDAAAGLRRELALPPLSTRPADTVEAVEPGRMTPKDIAARALSETDPALLDQLLALPQAHLVVDGYNVTKTGYPTMPLEKQRLRLLGGLSMLAAQTGAEMTCVFDGAELAAPVLLAPPRGVRVLFSKAGVTADELIRQLVRAEPSGRPVVVVSTDREVADGVAKVGARPVASALLLKRLSRVS